The Deltaproteobacteria bacterium sequence GCCTCCGTCGCTACTCTACGAGCGGCCTTGCGGCCGCCTGTCTTTTATCCACAACCTGGTCGATTATACCATAGCCCTTCGCCTGCTCCGCCGACATGAAGTAGTCCCGCTCCGTATCCTGCGCGATGCGGTCGAGGGACTGCCCCGTGTGACGGGAAAGGAGCTTGTTCAGTTCCTCCCTCATGCGGAGGATCTCCTCGGCCTGGATCTTGATATCAGTGGCCTGGCCCCGGGTCCCCCCCATAGGCTGGTGTATAAGTATGCGCGCGTTGGGCAGCGCCGTCCGTTTCCCGTGCGCACCGCCGGCCAGAAGCACCGCGGCCATCGATGCCGCCTGCCCGATGCAAACCGTTGCGACCTTGGGCTTTATGAACTGCATCGTGTCGTAGATCGCCATGCCCGCCGTCACGATACCGCCCGGCGAGTTGATGTAGAGGTTTACGTCCTTGTCCGGATCTTCCGCCTCGAGGAAAAGGAGCTGCGCGATTATCAGGTTGGCTATATCGTCGTCTATTTGGTTCCCGATGAAGACGATCCGGTCCTTGAGCAGCCTGGAATATATGTCGTAGGAACGCTCGCCGCGACTTGTCTGCTCCACCACGATGGGTACGAGGTTCATTCGGACGCGACCTCCTCCTTGACCGTTGCGTTTTCCAGCAGGAACGCCATCGTCTTCCTCTCCAGGAGCTGGGTCCGCAG is a genomic window containing:
- the clpP gene encoding ATP-dependent Clp endopeptidase proteolytic subunit ClpP; the encoded protein is MNLVPIVVEQTSRGERSYDIYSRLLKDRIVFIGNQIDDDIANLIIAQLLFLEAEDPDKDVNLYINSPGGIVTAGMAIYDTMQFIKPKVATVCIGQAASMAAVLLAGGAHGKRTALPNARILIHQPMGGTRGQATDIKIQAEEILRMREELNKLLSRHTGQSLDRIAQDTERDYFMSAEQAKGYGIIDQVVDKRQAAARPLVE